One Echeneis naucrates chromosome 16, fEcheNa1.1, whole genome shotgun sequence DNA window includes the following coding sequences:
- the zfc3h1 gene encoding zinc finger C3H1 domain-containing protein isoform X1, with protein sequence MAVHRVGGSPREEGELEDGEICDDETEESVPFRRGEGSRPGGRGAARRTRKPHRHPPNMLPHPGHQPPDFRMMMPFNLGPFPPGHRQQCGPSGPDRPPSPLPPPPGHGPLGEPSPRSSFWERSHSALGRFRHRAVPNCGRGAWNRGGRPPPGRYGSGDGHGKTDSPSRKQKLMGRTQTRKTAHSVSKPENSVDESFEDLLSKYKQIQLELECIRKEETMALEPKEDSTDNTGVITETRPLPDPAYSPAGPEESSELEKAERKVFQAFNIKPLRQKLHTPANLDELKSKWTEQDRGGGADGEGEGEERGEDGGEMAAEEKTCLCCSEDGDKEDKPKKVCLCRRESSVSSEDSPVVSPDKLPVKVEEEELSELQLRLLALQSASKKWQQKEQQVMKKSKDRITRATQGKNSSPGSGSGPGTFPPIRERVTTRSASSAAAAERNRTRSKPLERDRERTKTGPRPPDRDRERLTERDRPKPGPKTLLDRGRTPGKPHTTKKMTSPGSVAKQAFRKQQLRTWKLQQQREEEEKRWQDEEERRKREDEIRQIRDLSNQDEQYNRFMKLVGGKMSAPSKSRDREHRKSTGKQGLDASGNLYQYDNYDEVAMDTDSETGSPVPSPTHLPFGPEDPGSFPQVSLHAADSPHFGLDFSQPFLSPALCGVPPPPPPLPPPPDDCEPPPKPPFADEEEEEEMLLRETCLMSMANKRVAASESSSGPPSPICQPPAGIQLPTRGNLSTVSLNTVPPPRAKFSRGHHAPRAPLVLPRHKSVVVSLNDSDDSDSDLDACSSTQSVFGGLEFMIKEVRRTVEAAKPKGASGSEKENNPVRTPEALPEAKKAEYRLLKEEIASREKQKMLKEHSPSPRSSATPAAPEAVDSSGRTAAELKLSEAEHKLSKNRELLHRDEAVLRHLLQQELKKRESLKAAEAKVSKLREQLQASEKIVNANKTLLKKLQEQVHRVEHRVSIKKSLSVRLEQELAQAQLAAGGGAKRRMDANQTVPPKLQRLDSAARGSERHFAELIAQKQRLQQLESEYALKIQKLKEAQALRNKGVPSEPPLRAPTPPDPQAPPPTPFPLPQPSLHDLTQDKLTLDSEDAAEAEDQELELALTSTPCAAARGQRRHSLRQSSCSFTKPHLEQPSSTPKDSKPAKTSSSSEAPVEMFAGLDLETLKVRYQQQAQLGELLLRELQNLGANQEQPPNGQLLSVEVEATPSQSGSADLRPVPFGPYHSPLLVFRSYRFSPYYRTKERLSLSSVTYSNTIEPRKCFCRFDLTGTCNDDDCRWQHMRNCTLTGNQLFQDILSYNLPLIGCSDSSTDKDVSVATEKYMKKLFGTNKGRMGVDQKAVLLVSKVNESKRHVPPFTTCKEVRRWRLKPSSPSSPDPEDNGEHEAAGANVKAEGYDGEAQTTTSALDICITSEDKRYFVSETDDISNLETSVLESPRDTQLWIKLAFKYLNQHETSAAECLEAALNTLSRALESNCEDPEVWSHYLTLFSRRGSREEVQEMCEMAVEHAPDYRVWWNYLNLESSFEGKNYVCECLLQFLVSEASSGVTYKLSFQLMESLLYRVQLNLFTGRMESALAILQNALKSGQDQSMADHLVASDRALVWLSFIHLTEFGQLPFSLYDPAESGPSRLVSRESFMLPWKTQQDVSTPPDILIALFQDAIRQCSDESLSPSERTLACLPLYTNLIFFYKLLQRYNEVVVLCQSLLESCPRSCVLRDALADAYIRKGEGSQAVSVWLNALAECPHNAQVFYRCCKFLVAQDKSSAVVPLLRGFILSLCEDEQSQRTPVDVLRQLLGFPSKELRASIKQNLQDQLSQQMSHLHLIHCLWQWLQGSVDQTVEAFERALGSGLELEELHQLWMDYLEFSSRQQTCGPASRSKSGPGLFSDLVERCLSTVPSRLDVPFNPAVFWTCYRFHNKVVTFYLSCLPPTQHALLLERLRYAMPNNTELGLRYTHTHTDQAWGCCGSSCVVSVLCCCRLLLQDWQDGNLGHLKFQARMLTSNSPKCLSTWKIAVAVERELKERSEVRLLYQQALQHLPLCAALWKDRLLFEAAEGGSSERLRRFVSWCQQVGVSLVEGAQTEDQ encoded by the exons ATGGCGGTACACCGGGTCGGCGGATCCCCCAGAGAAGAGGGGGAGCTCGAAGACGGAGAGATCTGTGATGATGAAACCGAGGAGAGTGTGCCGTTCCGGCGGGGGGAGGGGAGCAGGCCGGGCGGCCGCGGGGCTGCTCGTCGGACTCGAAAACCTCACCGGCACCCGCCCAACATGCTGCCCCACCCGGGCCACCAGCCGCCGGACTTCCGCATGATGATGCCGTTCAACCTGGGCCCCTTCCCGCCGGGCCACCGGCAGCAGTGCGGGCCGAGTGGGCCCGACCGGCCTCCCTCCCCGCTGCCCCCGCCGCCGGGACACGGTCCGCTCGGAGAGCCCAGTCCGAGGTCAAGCTTCTGGGAGCGGAGCCACAGCGCCCTGGGTCGGTTCAGGCACCGGGCCGTACCTAACTGCGGCCGCGGAGCCTGGAACCGAGGAGGCCGGCCTCCTCCCGGTCGGTACGGTTCCGGAGACGGCCACGGAAAGACGGACTCTCCCTCCAGGAAAC AGAAACTTATGGGTCGGACTCAGACCAGGAAAACCGCTCACAGTGTTTCCAAACCAGAGAACAGTGTTGATGAGTCCTTTGAGGACTTACTGTCCAAGTATAAACAGATTCAACTGGAGCTGGAGTGCATCCGTAAAGAGGAGACCATGGCCCTGGAGCCAAAAGAGGACTCCACAGACAACACTGGCGTTATTACAGAAACCAGACCACTACCTGACCCAGCCTATAGCCCGGCAGGACCGGAGGAGTCGTCGGAGCTGGAGAAGGCTGAGAGGAAAGTCTTCCAGGCCTTCAACATCAAACCTCTGCGTCAGAAACTGCACACTCCCGCCAACCTGGACGAGCTGAAGAGCAAGTGGACAGAGCAagatagaggaggaggagctgatggagaaG gtgaaggagaagaaagaggagaagatggaggagagatggCTGCAGAAGAGAAGACGTGTCTATGCTGCAGTGAGGACGGAGACAAAGAGGACAAACCGAagaaggtgtgtttgtgtcgcAGAGAATCATCTGTGTCCAGCGAGGACTCTCCTGTCGTCTCTCCTGACAAG CTGCCggtgaaggtggaggaggaggagctgtcGGAACTTCAGCTGCGTCTGCTTGCTCTGCAGTCAGCCAGTAAGAAGtggcagcagaaggagcagcaggtgatgaagaagagcaaagaCCGAATCACCAGAGCCACCCAGGGCAAGAACTCCAGTCCCGGATCAGGATCTGGTCCCGGCACCTTTCCACCTATCAGAGAAAGGGTCACCACCAGATCTGCCTCATCTGCTGCAGCggcagagagaaacaggaccaggtccaaacctttggagagggacagagaaagaacCAAGACTGGGCCCAGACctccagacagagacagagaaagacttacagagagagacagaccgAAACCTGGTCCCAAAACTCTACTGGACAGAGGAAGGACCCCAGGGAAACCTCACACCACCAAGAAAATGACCAGTCCAG GCTCGGTGGCGAAACAGGCAttcaggaagcagcagctgaggacgtggaagctgcagcagcagagagaggaggaggagaaacgaTGGCAGGATGAAGAAGAGAGACGGAAACGAGAGGATGAAATCAGACAGATCCGTGACCTGTCCAACCAGGACGAGCAGTACAACCGCTTCATGAAGCTGGTGGGAGGGAAAATGAGTGCACCCAGCAAG TCCAGAGACCGTGAACACAGGAAGTCCACAGGTAAGCAGGGCCTGGACGCCTCAGGGAACCTCTACCAGTATGACAACTATGACGAGGTGGCAATGGACACAGACAGTGAGACTGGTTCGCCAG TCCCATCTCCAACACACCTCCCGTTTGGACCGGAGGACCCGGGATCTTTCCCTCAGGTGTCTCTGCATGCAGCAGACTCGCCTCACTTTGGACTG GATTTCTCACAGCCCTTTCTCTCCCCTGCACTGTGTGGtgttcctcctccacctccccctctgccccctccaCCTGATGATTGTGAGCCTCCACCCAAACCTCCGTTtgctgatgaggaggaggaggaggaaatgctGCTGAGGGAGACTTGTCTGATGTCCATGGCCAACAAAAGGGTGGCAGCATCTGAG AGCTCCAGTGGCCCCCCCTCCCCGATCTGCCAGCCTCCTGCAGGCATCCAGCTGCCAACCAGAGGAAACCTGAGCACTGTCAGCCTGAACACAGTGCCTCCACCACGGGCCAAGTTTAGCAGAGGTCACCACGCTCCCAGAGCACCCCTGGTG ctGCCCAGACACAAGTCAGTGGTCGTGTCCCTCAATGATTCAGATGACAGCGACTCAGACTTGGACGCCTGCAGCTCCACTCAGTCTGTGTTTGGAGGACTGGAGTTCATGATCAAAGAGGTCCGGAGGACTGTGGAG GCAGCGAAGCCGAAAGGAGCCTCAGGATCAGAGAAGGAGAACAACCCGGTCAGGACTCCAGAGGCTCTACCAGAGGCCAAGAAGGCAGAGTACCGCCTGCTCAAAGAAGAGATCGCCAG CAGGGAAAAGCAGAAGATGCTGAAGGAACACAGTCCGAGTCCTCGGAGCTCTGCCACTCCAGCTGCCCCAGAGGCTGTGGATTCATCAGGGAGAACGGCTGCAGAGCTGAAACTGAGTGAAGCAGAACACAAACTCAGCAAGAACAG GGAGCTGCTGCATAGGGATGAGGCTGTCCTGAGACACCTGCTCCAGCAGGAGCTGAAGAAGAGAGAGTCTCTGAAGGCGGCTGAGGCCAAAGTGTCAAAGCTGAGGGAGCAGCTGCAGGCATCGGAGAAGATCGTCAATGCAAACAAGACGCTCCTCAAGAAGCTGCAGGAACAG GTGCACCGCGTTGAACACCGAGTGTCCATCAAGAAGAGTCTGTCCGTCAGGCTGGAGCAGGAGCTGGCTCAGGCTCAGCtggctgctgggggaggagcCAAGCGCCGGATGGATGCCAACCAAACCGTG CCCCCAAAGCTGCAGCGGCTGGACTCGGCTGCCCGCGGCTCTGAGCGTCACTTTGCAGAGCTGATCGCTCAGAAGCAgcgtctgcagcagctggagtctGAGTACGCCCTGAAGATCCAGAAGCTGAAGGAGGCCCAGGCACTGCGTAACAAAGGCGTCCCCTCAGAGCCACCGCTACGAGCCCCTACCCCTCCTGACCCACAGGctccgccccccacccccttccctcTGCCCCAGCCATCTCTGCACGACCTCACTCAGGACAAACTCACCCTGGACAGCGAAGAcgctgctgaagctgaagatcAAGAACTGGAGCTGGCGCTCACGTCGACGCCTTGTGCCGCCGCCAGAGGTCAACGCCGACACTCACTGCGTCAGTCCAGCTGCTCCTTCACCAAACCCCACCTGGAACAGCCGAGTTCCACCCCCAAAGACAG CAAACCTGCCAAGACGTCATCCAGCTCTGAGGCTCCTGTTGAGATGTTCGCAGGGCTGGACCTGGAAACCCTGAAGGTTCGGTACCAGCAGCAGGCCCAGCTGggggagctgctgctgagggagcTGCAGAACCTGGGAGCCAACCAAGAGCAGCCCCCCAATGGACAG CTGCTCTCAGTTGAGGTGGAGGCAACACCAAGTCAGTCTGGGAGCGCAGACCTCAGACCTGTTCCCTTTGGACCGTATCACAGCCCCCTGCTGGTCTTCAGATCCTACAG GTTCAGTCCATATTACAGGACCAAGGAGAGGCTGTCTCTGAGCTCCGTCACGTACAGTAACACCATCGAGCCGAGGAAATGTTTCTGCCGCTTCGATCTCACAGGAACCTGCAACGATGATGACTGCAGATG GCAGCACATGAGGAACTGCACTCTAACCGGAAACCAGCTCTTCCAGGACATCCTGTCCTACAACCTGCCTCTGATTGGTtgctcagacagcagcacagacaaGGACGTTAGCGTCGCCACAG AGAAATACATGAAGAAGCTGTTTGGCACGAATAAAGGTCGCATGGGCGTGGACCAGAAGGCCGTCCTCCTCGTCAGCAAGGTGAACGAGAGCAAACGGCACG TACCTCCGTTCACCACCTGTAAGGAAGTGAGGAGATGGAGACTGAAGCCTTCGTCACCAAGCAGCCCCGACCCTGAGGACAACGGCGAGCACGAGGCCGCAGGTGCGAACGTCAAAGCTGAAGGATACG atgGCGAGGCTCAGACCACCACGTCTGCTTTGGACATCTGCATCACTTCAGAGGACAAGCGTTACTTTGTCAGTGAGACGGATGACATCTCCAACCTGGAGACCAGCGTCCTGGAGAGTCCTCGAGACACTCAGCTGTGGATCAAACTCGCCTTCAAGTACCTCAACCAGCATGAGAC GTCTGCTGCAGAGTGCCTGGAAGCCGCCCTCAACACTCTATCTCGAGCTCTGGAGAGTAACTGTGAAGACCCGGAGGTGTGGAGCCACTACCTTACCCTGTTCTCCAGGCGGGGCAGCAGGGAGGAAGTCCAGGAGATGTGTGAGATGGCTGTGGAGCATGCCCCCGACTACAGAGTGTGGTGGAAC TATTTGAACCTGGAGAGCTCGTTTGAAGGGAAGAACTACGTGTGTGAGTGCTTGCTGCAGTTTCTGGTCTCCGAGGCGTCCTCAGGCGTCACATACAAACTGTCCTTCCAGCTGATGGAGTCTCTGCTCTACAGAGTCCAACTCAATCTGTTCACAGGCCGGATGGAGAGCGCTCTGGCCATTTTACAG AATGCCTTGAAGTCAGGTCAGGACCAGAGCATGGCAGACCACCTGGTGGCCAGTGACCGGGCCTTAGTCTGGCTCTCTTTCATCCACCTGACAGAGTTTGGGCAGCTGCCGTTCAGCCTGTATGACCCGGCGGAGTCTGGTCCGTCCAGACTGGTCAGCAGAGAGTCCTTCATGCTGCCctggaaaacacaacaggatgTCAGCACGCCGCCGGACATCCTCATCGCTTTGTTCCAAG ATGCCATCCGGCAGTGCAGCGATGAGTCTCTATCTCCAAGCGAGAGAACGCTGGCCTGCCTTCCTCTTTACACCAACCTCATCTTCTTCTacaagctgctgcagag GTACAAtgaggttgttgttttgtgtcagtcTCTGTTGGAGTCCTGTCCTCGGTCCTGCGTGCTGCGCGACGCTCTGGCCGACGCCTACATCAGGAAGGGCGAGGGCAGTCAGGCAGTTAGCGTTTGGCTCAATGCTCTGGCCGAGTGTCCGCACAACGCACAGGTCTTCTATCGATGTTGCAAGTTCCTTGTGGCTCAG GATAAGTCGAGCGCTGTCGTCCCTCTGTTGCGAGGATTCATCCTGTCTCTATGCGAGGACGAGCAGAGTCAGAGGACACCTGTGGACGTCCTGCG tcaACTCCTCGGTTTCCCCAGTAAAGAGCTGCGAGCTTCCATCAAACAGAATCTTCAGGACCAGCTGAGCCAGCAGATGTCTCACCTCCACCTGATTCACTG TCTCTGGCAGTGGCTGCAGGGCTCAGTGGATCAGACCGTGGAGGCCTTTGAGAGAGctctgggatcaggtctggagctggaggagcttcACCAGCTGTGGATGGA TTACCTGGAGTTCAGCAGCCGTCAGCAGACCTGCGGTCCGGCCAGCCGGTCCAAGTCTGGTCCGGGTCTGTTCTCAGACCTGGTCGAGCGCTGCCTGAGCACTGTCCCCTCTCGGCTGGATGTCCCTTTCAACCCTGCAGTGTTCTGGACCTGCTACCGCTTCCACAACAAG GTGGTGACCTTTTACCTGAGTTGCCTGCCGCCTACCCAGCATGCATTGCTGCTGGAGAGACTGAGATATGCCATGCCCAACAACACTGAGCTGGGCctgaggtacacacacacacacacagaccaggcATGGGGCTGTTGTGGGTCcagttgtgttgtcagtgtcTTGTGTTGCTGCAGGTTGCTGCTTCAGGACTGGCAGGATGGGAACTTGGGACACCTGAAGTTCCAGGCCAGGATGTTGACCAGTAACTCTCCAAAGTGTCTGTCCACCTGGAAGAT agctgTAGCTGTGGAGAGGGAGCTGAAGGAACGATCTGAG GTGCGACTCCTCTACCAGCAGGCCCTTCAACATCTGCCCCTTTGTGCTGCCCTGTGGAAAGAT CGCCTGCTGTTTGAAGCGGCCGAAGGAGGGAGCTCAGAGCGGCTGAGGCGATTTGTCAGCTGGTGTCAGCAGGTGGGCGTGAGTTTAGTCGAGGGAGCTCAGACAGAAGATCAGTGA